A portion of the Labilithrix sp. genome contains these proteins:
- a CDS encoding Uma2 family endonuclease produces MHAEALHFPDSLLVPENKLHLELRTALYLILKLAFAKAHSVGCDQFVYWDPRNPKRCLAPDAFLKLDQPDQLFRSWKTWERGGPPEVAVEVISDVDDPWNEKLAKYQELGVRELVRFDPDQPAGKRFAVWNRVRGKLVPRTLKGETAPSKVLSGLRWVVAPILGVGVGPRLAREDGSLLPTERELAKAATATAATAKRKAAAAERELARLRAELAALKKKKT; encoded by the coding sequence ATGCACGCGGAGGCCCTTCACTTTCCCGACAGCCTCCTCGTACCTGAGAACAAGCTCCATCTCGAGTTGCGCACCGCGCTCTATTTGATCCTCAAGCTCGCCTTCGCGAAGGCCCACTCCGTGGGGTGTGACCAGTTCGTGTACTGGGACCCGCGGAACCCCAAGCGATGCCTCGCGCCCGACGCGTTCCTGAAGCTCGACCAGCCCGATCAGCTCTTTCGGTCATGGAAGACGTGGGAACGCGGAGGGCCGCCGGAGGTGGCGGTCGAGGTCATCAGCGACGTCGACGATCCTTGGAACGAGAAGCTCGCGAAGTATCAGGAGCTCGGCGTCCGGGAGCTGGTGCGGTTCGATCCCGACCAGCCCGCCGGTAAGCGCTTCGCCGTGTGGAACCGCGTTCGAGGGAAGCTCGTTCCGCGGACCCTCAAGGGCGAGACGGCGCCGAGCAAGGTCCTCTCCGGCCTTCGCTGGGTGGTCGCTCCCATCCTCGGCGTCGGCGTGGGGCCTCGCCTTGCGCGCGAGGACGGCTCACTGCTCCCGACCGAGAGGGAGCTCGCGAAAGCGGCGACGGCCACCGCCGCCACCGCCAAGCGCAAAGCAGCGGCCGCCGAGCGCGAGCTCGCGCGTCTCCGCGCCGAGCTCGCCGCGCTGAAGAAAAAGAAGACCTGA
- the hrpA gene encoding ATP-dependent RNA helicase HrpA, translated as MDSVSIEFPPELPITAKVADIAKAIDASQVVIVAGATGSGKTTQLPKIALAMGRGLEKLIGVTQPRRIAATSVAARVAEELGSPLGSDVGYQIRFDDRTSPRTYVKFMTDGILLAEIEGDPLLQRYDTLVIDEAHERSLTIDFLLGWLKRILPERPDLKVVISSATIETERFSELFGGAPVIQVEGRTFPVEVLYEPPEGDADLVDAVASAVENVTSLDPRGDILVFLPGEREIKDCENELNARRLKHTVVQPLYARLSAGEQQKVWKTISERRVILATNVAETSVTIPGIVYVVDPGLARLSRYDPRSGTTRLHVEGISQASAEQRKGRCGRVRDGICVRLYDEQSFTSRSAFTDPEIKRTGLAGVILRMKSLGLGEVDRFPFLDPPSSRAIQEGYRVLEELGALDDARELTPLGRRLARFPVDPRIGRMIFAGAELGVLREVLVVAAALNVQDPRERPREQQQKADDAHRRFKDDKSDFAALLRLWDFVRDAEKKGRGNLRRVCKEGFLSYLRVREWTEIHRQLEEITRELKIGEAKRGGDEDALHRALLTGLLSKIGQWSQEARMYVGAKQTRFAIHPSSALAKKPPAWVMAFELVETSQLFARMVARIDPHWLADAAPHLLKRSYSDPHWSEKSARAVVKEHATLFGLTVAKDRTVDYASVAPLEARRIFIDHALVRGEYKTKGAFSQKNGELLLELARLRDKARKSDMLADDDALFAFFDARVPESVAFGRTFEEWREQAEKKDEQLLVLSLEDVLVTQPDLVPADYPDTLTLHGTKLPLAYTFDPAADDDGVTLTVPLVLVPQLDPGELDWTIPGWHREKIEALLYELPKAERRALGGDIPSLARAIAPKLTPFEGPMLPALAELAGVPASAFRPDAVARHLRLFVRVVDAQGRELARGRDAGALVKQYGARARAELREAAAPAKPRTGFTSWTFGDLEPYVVRRVGGVDVRSYPAIVDKGATVDVELLESSAAAEEATHAGLRRLFAIASRQTLSQLTPRLPSAFARPNGAGPDRAETDAFRAHVVSRIVDLAFDLEGATPIPRTAAAFDARLKQGLPRLAAAAKVLTDALAPIHAELNETLAAIRSASRHPSGRLALLDIEKQLEHLFPPDLALHVPIPRLGHYPRYLKAARARLQRAIADPRKDADKHAPFAPLWTTFLARKDRATQPDLRWMFEELRVAIFAPELKTPSPVSVAKVKEALASRAG; from the coding sequence GTGGACTCCGTGTCGATCGAGTTTCCGCCCGAGCTGCCGATCACGGCGAAGGTCGCCGACATCGCGAAGGCGATCGACGCGAGCCAGGTCGTCATCGTCGCGGGGGCGACGGGGTCGGGGAAGACGACGCAGCTCCCGAAGATCGCGCTCGCGATGGGGCGGGGGCTCGAGAAGCTGATCGGCGTGACGCAGCCGCGGCGCATCGCGGCCACGAGCGTCGCCGCGCGCGTCGCCGAGGAGCTCGGGTCGCCGCTCGGCTCCGACGTCGGCTACCAGATCCGCTTCGACGATCGGACGAGCCCGCGCACGTACGTGAAGTTCATGACGGACGGGATCCTCCTCGCCGAGATCGAGGGCGACCCGCTCCTCCAGCGCTACGACACCCTCGTCATCGACGAGGCGCACGAGCGGAGCCTCACGATCGATTTCCTCCTCGGCTGGCTGAAGCGCATCCTCCCCGAGCGCCCCGACCTCAAGGTCGTCATCAGCTCCGCCACGATCGAGACGGAGCGCTTCTCCGAGCTCTTCGGCGGCGCGCCCGTCATCCAGGTCGAGGGCCGCACGTTCCCGGTCGAGGTCCTCTACGAGCCGCCGGAGGGCGACGCCGACCTCGTCGACGCCGTCGCGAGCGCGGTCGAGAACGTCACCTCGCTCGATCCGCGCGGCGACATCCTCGTGTTCCTCCCCGGCGAGCGCGAGATCAAGGACTGCGAGAACGAGCTGAACGCGCGGCGCCTCAAGCACACCGTGGTGCAGCCGCTCTACGCGCGCCTCTCCGCCGGCGAGCAGCAGAAGGTCTGGAAGACGATCTCCGAGCGCCGCGTGATCCTCGCGACCAACGTCGCCGAGACGTCGGTCACGATCCCCGGCATCGTCTACGTCGTCGACCCCGGCCTCGCGCGCCTCTCGCGCTACGATCCGCGCTCCGGCACGACGCGCCTCCACGTCGAGGGGATCTCGCAGGCGAGCGCGGAGCAGCGGAAGGGCCGCTGCGGCCGCGTGCGCGACGGGATCTGCGTCCGCCTCTACGACGAGCAGAGCTTCACGTCGCGATCGGCCTTCACCGATCCCGAGATCAAGCGGACCGGCCTCGCCGGCGTCATCCTCCGCATGAAGTCGCTCGGCCTCGGCGAGGTCGATCGGTTCCCGTTCCTCGATCCACCGTCGTCGCGCGCGATCCAGGAGGGCTACCGCGTGCTCGAGGAGCTCGGCGCGCTCGACGACGCGCGCGAGCTCACGCCGCTCGGCCGCCGCCTCGCGCGCTTCCCGGTCGACCCGCGCATCGGCCGCATGATCTTCGCCGGCGCGGAGCTCGGCGTGCTGCGCGAGGTCCTCGTCGTCGCCGCCGCGCTGAACGTGCAGGACCCGCGCGAGCGCCCGCGCGAGCAGCAGCAGAAGGCCGACGACGCGCACCGCCGCTTCAAGGACGACAAGTCCGACTTCGCCGCGCTGCTCCGGCTCTGGGACTTCGTCCGCGACGCGGAGAAGAAGGGGCGCGGCAACCTGCGCCGCGTCTGCAAGGAGGGCTTCCTCTCGTACCTGCGCGTCCGCGAGTGGACCGAGATCCATCGCCAGCTCGAGGAGATCACGCGCGAGCTGAAGATCGGCGAAGCGAAGCGCGGCGGCGACGAGGACGCGCTCCACCGCGCGCTGCTCACCGGCCTCCTCTCCAAGATCGGGCAGTGGAGCCAGGAGGCCCGCATGTACGTGGGGGCGAAGCAGACGCGCTTCGCGATCCACCCGTCGTCCGCGCTCGCGAAGAAGCCGCCCGCGTGGGTGATGGCGTTCGAGCTGGTCGAGACCTCGCAGCTCTTCGCGCGCATGGTCGCGCGGATCGATCCGCACTGGCTCGCCGACGCCGCCCCGCATCTCCTGAAGCGCAGCTACTCCGATCCGCACTGGTCGGAGAAGTCCGCGCGCGCGGTCGTGAAGGAGCACGCGACGCTCTTCGGCCTCACCGTCGCGAAGGACCGCACCGTCGACTACGCCTCCGTCGCGCCGCTCGAGGCGCGCCGCATCTTCATCGACCACGCGCTCGTGCGCGGCGAGTACAAGACGAAGGGCGCCTTCTCGCAGAAGAACGGCGAGCTGCTGCTCGAGCTCGCGCGCCTCCGCGACAAGGCGCGGAAGAGCGACATGCTCGCCGACGACGACGCGCTCTTCGCGTTCTTCGACGCGCGCGTGCCGGAGTCCGTCGCCTTTGGCCGCACGTTCGAGGAGTGGCGCGAGCAGGCGGAGAAGAAGGACGAGCAGCTCCTCGTGCTCTCGCTCGAGGACGTCCTCGTCACGCAGCCCGACCTCGTCCCCGCGGACTACCCCGACACGCTCACGCTCCACGGCACGAAGCTCCCGCTCGCGTACACGTTCGATCCCGCCGCGGACGACGACGGCGTCACCCTCACGGTGCCGCTCGTGCTCGTCCCGCAGCTCGATCCGGGCGAGCTCGATTGGACGATCCCGGGCTGGCACCGCGAGAAGATCGAGGCGCTCCTCTACGAGCTGCCGAAGGCGGAGCGCCGCGCGCTCGGCGGCGACATCCCCTCGCTCGCGCGCGCGATCGCGCCGAAGCTCACGCCGTTCGAGGGGCCCATGCTCCCCGCGCTCGCGGAGCTCGCGGGCGTCCCCGCCTCCGCGTTCCGCCCCGACGCGGTCGCGCGTCATCTCCGCCTCTTCGTCCGCGTCGTGGACGCGCAGGGCAGGGAGCTCGCGCGCGGCCGCGACGCGGGGGCGCTCGTGAAGCAATACGGCGCGCGGGCCCGCGCCGAGCTCCGCGAAGCGGCGGCGCCCGCGAAGCCGCGCACCGGCTTCACGTCGTGGACGTTCGGCGATCTCGAGCCGTACGTGGTGCGCCGCGTCGGCGGCGTCGACGTGCGCAGCTACCCCGCGATCGTCGACAAGGGCGCGACCGTCGACGTCGAGCTCCTCGAGTCGTCCGCCGCGGCGGAGGAGGCGACGCACGCGGGCCTCCGCCGCCTCTTCGCGATCGCGTCGCGCCAGACGCTCTCGCAGCTGACGCCGCGCCTCCCGTCCGCGTTCGCGCGCCCGAACGGCGCCGGCCCCGACCGCGCCGAGACGGACGCGTTCCGCGCCCACGTCGTGAGCCGCATCGTCGATCTCGCGTTCGACCTCGAAGGCGCGACCCCGATCCCGCGCACGGCCGCTGCGTTCGACGCACGCCTGAAGCAGGGTCTTCCACGCCTGGCGGCGGCGGCGAAGGTGCTCACCGACGCGCTCGCGCCGATCCACGCCGAGCTGAACGAGACGCTCGCGGCGATCCGCAGCGCGTCGCGCCACCCGAGCGGCCGCCTCGCGCTCCTCGACATCGAGAAGCAGCTCGAGCACCTCTTCCCGCCGGACCTCGCCCTTCACGTGCCGATCCCGCGCCTCGGTCACTACCCGCGCTACCTGAAGGCCGCGCGCGCCCGCCTCCAGCGCGCGATCGCCGACCCGCGCAAGGACGCCGACAAACACGCCCCGTTCGCCCCGCTCTGGACCACCTTCCTCGCGCGAAAGGACCGCGCCACGCAGCCGGACCTCCGCTGGATGTTCGAGGAGCTCCGCGTCGCCATCTTCGCGCCGGAGCTGAAGACCCCGTCACCGGTCTCCGTCGCGAAGGTGAAGGAGGCCCTTGCCTCGCGCGCGGGGTGA